From a single Drosophila sulfurigaster albostrigata strain 15112-1811.04 chromosome 3, ASM2355843v2, whole genome shotgun sequence genomic region:
- the LOC133846458 gene encoding golgin subfamily A member 6-like protein 4, giving the protein MDSDSSCGAAALADDSGLFSCSSETETEEATNHSNKEQQQDHKDSLFLVTQELRKSRNEVERLSKSEQWYRHELQTQKHNRLATLERLYAQERKYMLENQRLQQESQQLQAKCATLQSSAHTAAAVAIQPLPLEADQSSSIANTFESEQQQARLMDQRQLIEVLRKQKKALLEDIQRLSLDSDDKLLQLQHQLAGVELENKHMTRQCKQLLDEQRELAHKLELKASTLHTVAAERDQLRQVIAELTETLQTQEQLMALKEREFVELKQHYQQKLSSECSVDAMHSYSLAFHSEINAKTSEIAALKHALHDLQTELQVMSQLQAQNEQQQRQLEELNFQLEAQQLEQALKDARLEDLSAEKAALADELQATQQMVHNLEHQLVELHKQYAETCTKCEHTKVQLETQQSQNVEQQQQLLQLREQLAHYVQQCSKLSEAVLQMENKLEQQQQRKAAQVQGTQTPAVVKDNCELEERIAMLEEQLEAVKKQKQQTVALLQKLLQQQDAKIRNTNEMEADWRQLLEALQATQQMEQQVQLQLQQKAEELHQLNELFAQQNEQLQQLQLLSQAHETQNNNELQQLKQTQASDAVALSELRAQVQALLEERENAPRQRHKTLVQVLEVETGRKLQHVKNWPQLTKMLRQELRAAKAVAELPALKMKLVKINGKHEQALARIKFLEETLAAERARFESSDSGKSTASSAPMEPAHEVANLIDDYKKLIQQTAQETGRPRNSYILELIERSQRCQPNLCQLSEDLDACREDMLDLNKLLASLEPSSTRPTPMPSLMEELRAVAEQT; this is encoded by the exons ATGGACTCCGACAGCAGTTGTGGTGCCGCAGCCTTGGCCGATGATTCGGGGCTGTTCAGCTGTAGCAGCGAAACGGAGACAGAGGAGGCAACAAACCATTCCAACaaggaacagcagcaggatCACAAGGATTCGCTATTTCTGGTGACGCAGGAACTGCGAAAATCGCGCAATGAAGTGGAACGTCTGAGTAAATCAGAACAATGGTACAGACATGAGCTGCAGACGCAAAAACATAATCGTCTGGCTACGCTGGAGCGTCTTTATGCACAGGAGCGTAAATACATGTTGGAGAATCAGAGATTGCAGCAGGAATCGCAACAGCTGCAAGCGAAATGCGCCACGCTGCAAAGCTCTGCACATACAGCAGCTGCTGTAGCAATACAGCCTCTTCCGTTGGAAGCAGATCAATCAAGCAGCATTGCAAATACTTTTGAgtcagagcagcagcaggcgcgACTCATGGATCAGCGACAACTGATTGAAGTGCTGCGCAAGCAGAAGAAAGCACTCTTGGAGGACATACAGCGTTTAAGTCTGGATAGCGACGACaagctgctgcaattgcaacaccAATTGGCCGGCGTGGAGCTCGAGAACAAACACATGACTCGCCAGTGCAAGCAGCTGTTGGATGAGCAACGAGAATTAGCGCACAAACTGGAATTGAAAGCGTCTACGTTACACACTGTGGCAGCGGAGCGAGATCAACTGCGTCAAGTGATCGCGGAACTAACCGAGACGCTGCAAACCCAGGAGCAGCTAATGGCGTTGAAAGAGCGAGAGTTTGTGGAACTGAAGCAACACTATCAGCAAAAATTAAGCAGTGAGTGTAGCGTAGATGCCATGCACAGCTATAGTTTGGCATTCCATAGCGAGATCAATGCCAAGACTAGCGAAATAGCTGCTCTGAAACACGCACTGCACGATCTTCAAACGGAATTGCAAGTGATGTCACAACTGCAAGCGCAGaacgagcaacagcagcggcaactggAGGAGCTCAACTTTCAGCTCGAGGCACAGCAACTGGAGCAGGCGCTAAAAGACGCTCGCCTCGAGGATTTGTCAGCTGAGAAGGCAGCGCTCGCTGATGAGTTGCAGGCAACACAGCAAATGGTGCACAATTTGGAGCATCAACTGGTTGAGCTACACAAACAATATGCAGAGACGTGCACAAAATGCGAGCACACCAAAGTGCAATTGGAGACGCAGCAAAGTCAGAAtgtggagcaacagcagcaactgttgcagctaCGAGAGCAACTGGCTCACTATGTGCAACAGTGCAGTAAACTGAGTGAAGCGGTGCTGCAAATGGAGAACAAAttagagcaacaacagcagcgaaaaGCAGCACAAGTTCAGGGCACTCAAACACCAGCTGTTGTCAAGGATAACTGTGAGCTGGAGGAACGCATTGCGATGCTCGAGGAACAGCTGGAGGCAGTgaagaaacaaaagcaacaaacagtTGCTTTGTTGCAGAaattgttgcagcaacaggaTGCAAAAATACGCAACACCAATGAAATGGAGGCGGACTGGAGGCAGCTGCTGGAAGCCTTGCAAGCCACACAACAAATGGAGCAAcaagtgcaactgcaattgcaacaaaaagCCGAGGAACTGCATCAATTGAATGAGCTGTTTGCCCAGCAAAacgagcaactgcagcaattgcaattgctgagTCAGGCGCATGAAACGCAAAACAACAATGAGCTGCAGCAACTCAAGCAGACGCAAGCCTCAGATGCAGTTGCTCTAAGTGAACTGCGAGCACAAGTGCAGGCGTTGCTCGAGGAACGTGAGAATGCGCCTAGGCAGCGGCACAAAACACTGGTGCAAGTGCTGGAAGTGGAAACTGGTCGCAAATTGCAGCACGTCAAGAATTGGCCGCAGCTAACTAAAATGCTGCGGCAGGAGTTGAGAGCCGCTAAAGCTGTAGCAGAGCTCCCAGCGCTGAAAATGAAACTGGTCAAAATAAATGGTAAACACGAGCAGGCACTGGCCAGGATTAAG TTCCTGGAGGAAACATTGGCCGCGGAAAGAGCTCGTTTCGAATCATCCGATTCGGGTAAGTCAACAGCAAGCAGTGCGCCAATGGAACCAGCGCATGAAGTCGCCAATCTCATTGATGACTACAAAAAG CTCATTCAACAAACAGCCCAGGAGACGGGACGTCCACGCAACAGTTACATACTGGAGCTCATTGAGCGCAGTCAACGTTGCCAGCCAAATTTGTGCCAATTGAGCGAGGATCTAGACGCTTGCCGTGAGGATATGCTGGATCTAAATAAACTGCTCGCCAGTCTGGAGCCGAGCTCAACTCGGCCAACGCCCATGCCCTCCTTGATGGAGGAGCTACGCGCGGTTGCCGAGCAGACTTGA
- the LOC133846457 gene encoding alsin homolog isoform X2 — protein sequence MSSSQFESGEAFVVYYDGQALQLQWKGVPPLTRSPALRLCSVGVDEGRETEAGGASTNWLLLLTADQSLYSAHLLPNSKMLELCLLRTDVVDVDFCRGNRQLFVVLANGSVQQQLITGNCYRPNAWQILSFDPLELHDEGVSMRRVCCSAQGVVFVSVSGATYVLGSCGEVFNAEQPRHMRLCEEGKQLLDLAAGDEHFVMLLAPHQLADDVLQLQQEQLPDESQAGSLKSLHSGSSEHSFAANTRHLLQQGYSLLHTQLFTFGAVNGGLLGTGDHIRRAHVARLEKLDGMGVCSIAAGRQHSVARTLDGRLYHWGLNNREQLGEDLSSPMEICLAEQLTSEQQTALEATCGDYRTLLLNAAGQILQTLPHAQSQSSTYEQTLLHLQLGAAWPRQMRLLHCAGGYTLQNCRQFQRQYHYFLSHLESQLQLLLKQRQAVQTLLIWELPALAPLLLQWERIVCLVTATLHSLEGFYRADYVQPADLLFICYHREYIELFEGYTRAYCDVLSVNGFGEAVATIAAPPLSNHNPLAELAEESYLTRLFQQPFGVYQQFIQFMELLVKTQPEYEEHRLAWSEFARLSCISQELAVNTKEFWSSKECTPRIAHLRERKRRVILTSALVPLKLDITGISMSSNSFILFSDFLCQLGSRHLYTYPLNALWVWSEGELGLRVTTPEKSFVLLTRKSESRKVWLDQLQSSIVAALGRPLGSPVPSVRSAAYEYSREHPKYARVKACGTWRKGVLHGNCYLEYPDGSVYCGEVHHGVIEGYGKMVIPSTGVYVGNFKGGRFHGYGVYEINGSGNDTEVYEGNFCEGLFHGHGMMRNNRYIYVGEYMANTRSGYGVMEDLLSGDKYMGMFADNKRCGIGSCITNRGDYFEGNFASDDLTGNGVAVFENDYYYEGELTLQGPNGRGEYYMPSGDAGPTLGASEEDDDNYELIGNKMFGHLSGSWETVRIQTGELALNRRFPKYPSSLGRMLVDHNRKWRALFHNFESDVANCSMISSNSSPLLNLSMGTLRKSSKTTLSTAQIWSCIAIYMNKQRAREAAKPGNYFSNILLSLPLPQKSSSPLLPASSSTPPSQTSLSGKQQHQPTLSMLNSTPRRIHSQETLCHKLDQLQRSDSLLSIGHNSTMDSRSLVSFGLDESLLNRSYNGDTGAGNLSSSFSSMTHNHTNHNNNNNNNNISKLRKNSNCSITSTTSTTSAMLEQVPSFGMASQLTEHDVSCIRLYLEQAFKDRHHPLYALNERIANCFHYSYGYWKVKPTPILAKQAMREWESISRRIYRFVRKMFPALPEDYCHLEGTREVISHITLLYPLVLSEGIYSTLFVLYANKYNRKDEIYRQNLNHAEKLSDDELVQLLGHDSCLNAVMLATQFDAAVQTLKQLQEKFSPQDMLTVIQRSMELLTEAYEHAMAAKGSQLNADNMIPLSMLCMLRAAVPHLGAELALLDDLTGGPNFQAEMNGMAGYCYTTLKAAYEHVTMRALQRTP from the exons atgtCCAGTTCCCAGTTTGAGTCTGGGGAAGCATTTGTCGTCTACTACGATGGCCAGgcgttgcagctgcagtggaAGGGGGTACCGCCCTTGACACGATCGCCCGCATTGCGACTTTGCTCCGTAGGCGTCGATGAGGGGCGGGAGACGGAGGCGGGAGGAGCTTCAACTAATTGGCTGTTACTGCTGACCGCCGATCAATCGTTGTACTCCGCTCATCTGCTGCCTAACAGCAAGATGCTGGAACTGTGTCTGCTGCGCACGGACGTGGTCGACGTGGATTTCTGTCGTGGGAATCGTCAACTGTTTGTGGTGCTTGCCAATGGCAGTGTGCAACAACAGCTCATTACGGGCAACTGTTATCGACCCAATGCCTGGCAAATCCTGAGCTTTGATCCGCTCGAGCTGCACGACGAGGGCGTCTCCATGCGTCGTGTCTGTTGCTCTGCACAGGGCGTGGTCTTTGTCAGCGTCAGCGGCGCCACCTATGTACTGGGCAGCTGTGGCGAGGTCTTCAATGCGGAGCAGCCGCGGCACATGCGTCTATGCGAGGAGGGTAAACAGCTGCTCGACTTGGCCGCCGGTGATGAGCATTTTGTAATGCTGTTGGCACCGCATCAGCTCGCAGATGATGTactccagctgcagcaggaACAGTTACccgacgaatcgcaggcgggaTCCCTCAAGTCCTTGCACAGCGGCAGCTCGGAGCACAGTTTTGCGGCGAATACGCGGCATCTGCTGCAACAGGGTTACTCCTTGCTACACACGCAGCTCTTCACGTTTGGCGCCGTCAATGGTGGATTACTCGGTACCGGGGATCACATTCGACGTGCGCATGTGGCGCGGTTGGAGAAGCTAGACGGCATGGGCGTCTGCAGCATTGCGGCGGGCAGGCAACACAGCGTGGCACGCACTTTGGACGGACGGCTTTATCACTGGGGACTCAACAATCGTGAACAGTTGGGCGAAGATCTCAGTTCGCCTATGGAAATCTGTCTAGCGGAGCAGCTGACATCGGAACAGCAGACGGCGCTGGAGGCCACCTGCGGTGACTATCGTACGCTGCTGCTGAATGCAGCGGGACAAATCCTGCAAACCTTGCCACATGCTCAATCTCAGTCCAGTACATATGAGCAGACACTGCTGCATCTGCAGCTGGGCGCCGCATGGCCACGTCAGATGCGTTTGCTGCACTGCGCCGGCGGCTATACGTTGCAGAATTGCCGCCAATTCCAGCGACAGTATCACTACTTTCTCAGTCACCTGGAATCGcagctacagctgctgctcaagCAACGTCAGGCGGTGCAAACGTTGCTCATCTGGGAGCTGCCAGCTCTGGCGCCGCTCTTGTTGCAATGGGAGCGCATTGTGTGTCTGGTGACGGCGACACTGCACTCGCTGGAGGGCTTCTATCGGGCGGACTACGTGCAGCCAGCGGATCTGTTGTTCATCTGCTATCATCGCGAGTACATCGAACTCTTTGAGGGCTACACGCGTGCCTACTGCGATGTGCTGTCGGTGAATGGATTTGGGGAGGCGGTGGCCACCATAGCAGCTCCGCCATTGAGTAATCACAATCCGCTCGCCGAACTGGCTGAGGAGAGCTATCTGACGCGGCTGTTTCAGCAGCCATTTGGTGTCTATCAGCAGTTCATACAGTTCATGGAGCTGCTGGTGAAGACGCAGCCGGAGTACGAGGAGCACCGCCTGGCCTGGTCGGAGTTTGCGCGTCTCAGTTGCATTAGCCAAGAGTTGGCTGTGAATACCAAAGAATTCTGGAGCAGTAAAGAGTGCACGCCACGCATTGCGCATCTGCGCGAACGAAAACGACGCGTCATACTCACATCGGCGCTGGTGCCGCTCAAGCTGGATATCACCGGAATTAGCATGTCCAGCAATAGCTTTATACTCTTCTCTGACTTCCTATGCCAGCTGGGCAGCCGTCATCTGTACACATATCCGCTGAATGCGCTCTGGGTATGGTCCGAAGGCGAGCTGGGACTGCGAGTAACCACGCCGGAGAAGAGTTTTGTGCTGCTCACCCGCAAATCGGAATCGCGCAAGGTTTGGCTGGATCAGCTGCAGTCAAGCATTGTGGCTGCTTTGGGGCGACCCTTGGGCAGCCCGGTGCCCAGCGTGCGCTCCGCGGCCTATGAGTACAGTCGAGAGCATCCTAAGTATGCGAGGGTCAAGGCGTGTGGCACGTGGCGCAAGGGCGTGCTGCATGGCAACTGCTATCTGGAGTATCCCGATGGTAGTGTCTACTGCGGCGAAGTGCATCACGGCGTCATCGAAG GTTACGGCAAGATGGTCATTCCCTCCACTGGCGTCTATGTGGGCAACTTTAAAGGCGGACGTTTTCATGGCTACGGCGTCTACGAAATCAATGGCAGTGGCAATGACACGGAGGTGTATGAGGGCAACTTTTGTGAGGGACTCTTCCATGGCCATGGCATGATGCGCAACAATCGCTACATCTATGTGGGCGAATACATGGCGAACACACGTAGTGGCTATGGTGTCATGGAGGATCTGCTGAGTGGCGACAAGTACATGGGCATGTTTGCGGACAACAAACGCTGTGGCATTGGCAGCTGCATCACGAATCGTGGTGACTACTTTGAAGGTAACTTTGCCAGCGATGATCTAACTGGCAACGGTGTGGCGGTCTTTGAGAACGATTATTACTACGAGGGCGAGCTGACGCTCCAGGGACCGAATGGACGTGGCGAGTATTATATGCCCAGTGGAGATGCGGGCCCTACTCTGGGTGCTAGTGAGGAGGACGATGACAACTATGAGCTGATTGGCAACAAGATGTTTGGCCATCTCAGCGGCAGCTGGGAAACGGTGCGCATACAAACTGGTGAGCTGGCGCTTAATCGACGCTTTCCCAAGTATCCCAG CTCACTTGGTCGCATGCTGGTGGATCATAATCGCAAGTGGCGCGCATTGTTTCATAACTTTGAGTCGGATGTGGCCAATTGCAGCAtgatcagcagcaacagcagtccCTTGCTTAATCTTTCCATGGGCACGTTGAGGAAGTCGTCAAAGACAACGCTGAGCACTGCGCAGATCTGGAGCTGTATTGCCATCTACATGAACAAGCAGCGGGCACGTGAAGCGGCCAAGCCAGGCAACTATTTCAGCAACATACTGCTGAGTTTGCCGCTGCCACAAAAGTCGTCGTCGCCATTATTGCCTGCATCGAGCAGCACGCCGCCATCGCAGACCTCTCTGAGTggcaagcaacaacaccaacccACGCTGAGTATGCTCAATTCGACGCCGCGTCGCATTCACTCACAAGAGACGCTGTGCCACAAACTAGATCAGCTGCAGCGTTCGGATAGTTTGCTCTCGATTGGCCACAACTCGACAATGGATTCGCGCAGCTTGGTTAGCTTTGGTCTGGACGAGAGTCTGTTGAATCGCAGCTACAATGGCGACACTGGCGCTGGCAATCtgagcagcagcttcagcagTATGACACACAACCATACAAaccacaataataataacaacaataacaacatatCAAAGCTGAGGAAGAACAGCAACTGCTCGATCACGTCCACAACCTCGACGACGAGTGCAATGCTGGAGCAAGTGCCCAGTTTTGGCATGGCTTCGCAGCTCACGGAGCATGATGTTAGCTGCATACGTTTGTACCTGGAACAGGCCTTCAAGGATCGCCATCATCCGTTGTATGCGCTGAACGAGCGCATTGCCAACTGCTTTCATTACTCGTATGGCTATTGGAAGGTGAAACCCACGCCCATTCTGGCCAAACAGGCGATGCGGGAGTGGGAATCGATCTCGAGACGTATCTATCGTTTTGTGCGCAAAATGTTTCCTGCCTTGCCCGAGGATTATTGTCACCTGGAGGGCACCAGGGAGGTGATCTCACACATAACGCTGCTTTATCCACTTGTGCTGTCCGAGGGCATTTATTCCACACTCTTTGTGCTCTATGCTAACAAGTATAATCGCAAGGATGAGATCTACAGACAAAACTTGAATCATGCCGAGAAGCTGAGCGATGACGAGCTGGTTCAGTTGCTGGGCCATGACAG
- the LOC133846457 gene encoding alsin homolog isoform X1, with product MSSSQFESGEAFVVYYDGQALQLQWKGVPPLTRSPALRLCSVGVDEGRETEAGGASTNWLLLLTADQSLYSAHLLPNSKMLELCLLRTDVVDVDFCRGNRQLFVVLANGSVQQQLITGNCYRPNAWQILSFDPLELHDEGVSMRRVCCSAQGVVFVSVSGATYVLGSCGEVFNAEQPRHMRLCEEGKQLLDLAAGDEHFVMLLAPHQLADDVLQLQQEQLPDESQAGSLKSLHSGSSEHSFAANTRHLLQQGYSLLHTQLFTFGAVNGGLLGTGDHIRRAHVARLEKLDGMGVCSIAAGRQHSVARTLDGRLYHWGLNNREQLGEDLSSPMEICLAEQLTSEQQTALEATCGDYRTLLLNAAGQILQTLPHAQSQSSTYEQTLLHLQLGAAWPRQMRLLHCAGGYTLQNCRQFQRQYHYFLSHLESQLQLLLKQRQAVQTLLIWELPALAPLLLQWERIVCLVTATLHSLEGFYRADYVQPADLLFICYHREYIELFEGYTRAYCDVLSVNGFGEAVATIAAPPLSNHNPLAELAEESYLTRLFQQPFGVYQQFIQFMELLVKTQPEYEEHRLAWSEFARLSCISQELAVNTKEFWSSKECTPRIAHLRERKRRVILTSALVPLKLDITGISMSSNSFILFSDFLCQLGSRHLYTYPLNALWVWSEGELGLRVTTPEKSFVLLTRKSESRKVWLDQLQSSIVAALGRPLGSPVPSVRSAAYEYSREHPKYARVKACGTWRKGVLHGNCYLEYPDGSVYCGEVHHGVIEGYGKMVIPSTGVYVGNFKGGRFHGYGVYEINGSGNDTEVYEGNFCEGLFHGHGMMRNNRYIYVGEYMANTRSGYGVMEDLLSGDKYMGMFADNKRCGIGSCITNRGDYFEGNFASDDLTGNGVAVFENDYYYEGELTLQGPNGRGEYYMPSGDAGPTLGASEEDDDNYELIGNKMFGHLSGSWETVRIQTGELALNRRFPKYPSSLGRMLVDHNRKWRALFHNFESDVANCSMISSNSSPLLNLSMGTLRKSSKTTLSTAQIWSCIAIYMNKQRAREAAKPGNYFSNILLSLPLPQKSSSPLLPASSSTPPSQTSLSGKQQHQPTLSMLNSTPRRIHSQETLCHKLDQLQRSDSLLSIGHNSTMDSRSLVSFGLDESLLNRSYNGDTGAGNLSSSFSSMTHNHTNHNNNNNNNNISKLRKNSNCSITSTTSTTSAMLEQVPSFGMASQLTEHDVSCIRLYLEQAFKDRHHPLYALNERIANCFHYSYGYWKVKPTPILAKQAMREWESISRRIYRFVRKMFPALPEDYCHLEGTREVISHITLLYPLVLSEGIYSTLFVLYANKYNRKDEIYRQNLNHAEKLSDDELVQLLGHDSCLNAVMLATQFDAAVQTLKQLQEKFSPQDMLTVIQRSMELLTEAYEHAMAAAKGSQLNADNMIPLSMLCMLRAAVPHLGAELALLDDLTGGPNFQAEMNGMAGYCYTTLKAAYEHVTMRALQRTP from the exons atgtCCAGTTCCCAGTTTGAGTCTGGGGAAGCATTTGTCGTCTACTACGATGGCCAGgcgttgcagctgcagtggaAGGGGGTACCGCCCTTGACACGATCGCCCGCATTGCGACTTTGCTCCGTAGGCGTCGATGAGGGGCGGGAGACGGAGGCGGGAGGAGCTTCAACTAATTGGCTGTTACTGCTGACCGCCGATCAATCGTTGTACTCCGCTCATCTGCTGCCTAACAGCAAGATGCTGGAACTGTGTCTGCTGCGCACGGACGTGGTCGACGTGGATTTCTGTCGTGGGAATCGTCAACTGTTTGTGGTGCTTGCCAATGGCAGTGTGCAACAACAGCTCATTACGGGCAACTGTTATCGACCCAATGCCTGGCAAATCCTGAGCTTTGATCCGCTCGAGCTGCACGACGAGGGCGTCTCCATGCGTCGTGTCTGTTGCTCTGCACAGGGCGTGGTCTTTGTCAGCGTCAGCGGCGCCACCTATGTACTGGGCAGCTGTGGCGAGGTCTTCAATGCGGAGCAGCCGCGGCACATGCGTCTATGCGAGGAGGGTAAACAGCTGCTCGACTTGGCCGCCGGTGATGAGCATTTTGTAATGCTGTTGGCACCGCATCAGCTCGCAGATGATGTactccagctgcagcaggaACAGTTACccgacgaatcgcaggcgggaTCCCTCAAGTCCTTGCACAGCGGCAGCTCGGAGCACAGTTTTGCGGCGAATACGCGGCATCTGCTGCAACAGGGTTACTCCTTGCTACACACGCAGCTCTTCACGTTTGGCGCCGTCAATGGTGGATTACTCGGTACCGGGGATCACATTCGACGTGCGCATGTGGCGCGGTTGGAGAAGCTAGACGGCATGGGCGTCTGCAGCATTGCGGCGGGCAGGCAACACAGCGTGGCACGCACTTTGGACGGACGGCTTTATCACTGGGGACTCAACAATCGTGAACAGTTGGGCGAAGATCTCAGTTCGCCTATGGAAATCTGTCTAGCGGAGCAGCTGACATCGGAACAGCAGACGGCGCTGGAGGCCACCTGCGGTGACTATCGTACGCTGCTGCTGAATGCAGCGGGACAAATCCTGCAAACCTTGCCACATGCTCAATCTCAGTCCAGTACATATGAGCAGACACTGCTGCATCTGCAGCTGGGCGCCGCATGGCCACGTCAGATGCGTTTGCTGCACTGCGCCGGCGGCTATACGTTGCAGAATTGCCGCCAATTCCAGCGACAGTATCACTACTTTCTCAGTCACCTGGAATCGcagctacagctgctgctcaagCAACGTCAGGCGGTGCAAACGTTGCTCATCTGGGAGCTGCCAGCTCTGGCGCCGCTCTTGTTGCAATGGGAGCGCATTGTGTGTCTGGTGACGGCGACACTGCACTCGCTGGAGGGCTTCTATCGGGCGGACTACGTGCAGCCAGCGGATCTGTTGTTCATCTGCTATCATCGCGAGTACATCGAACTCTTTGAGGGCTACACGCGTGCCTACTGCGATGTGCTGTCGGTGAATGGATTTGGGGAGGCGGTGGCCACCATAGCAGCTCCGCCATTGAGTAATCACAATCCGCTCGCCGAACTGGCTGAGGAGAGCTATCTGACGCGGCTGTTTCAGCAGCCATTTGGTGTCTATCAGCAGTTCATACAGTTCATGGAGCTGCTGGTGAAGACGCAGCCGGAGTACGAGGAGCACCGCCTGGCCTGGTCGGAGTTTGCGCGTCTCAGTTGCATTAGCCAAGAGTTGGCTGTGAATACCAAAGAATTCTGGAGCAGTAAAGAGTGCACGCCACGCATTGCGCATCTGCGCGAACGAAAACGACGCGTCATACTCACATCGGCGCTGGTGCCGCTCAAGCTGGATATCACCGGAATTAGCATGTCCAGCAATAGCTTTATACTCTTCTCTGACTTCCTATGCCAGCTGGGCAGCCGTCATCTGTACACATATCCGCTGAATGCGCTCTGGGTATGGTCCGAAGGCGAGCTGGGACTGCGAGTAACCACGCCGGAGAAGAGTTTTGTGCTGCTCACCCGCAAATCGGAATCGCGCAAGGTTTGGCTGGATCAGCTGCAGTCAAGCATTGTGGCTGCTTTGGGGCGACCCTTGGGCAGCCCGGTGCCCAGCGTGCGCTCCGCGGCCTATGAGTACAGTCGAGAGCATCCTAAGTATGCGAGGGTCAAGGCGTGTGGCACGTGGCGCAAGGGCGTGCTGCATGGCAACTGCTATCTGGAGTATCCCGATGGTAGTGTCTACTGCGGCGAAGTGCATCACGGCGTCATCGAAG GTTACGGCAAGATGGTCATTCCCTCCACTGGCGTCTATGTGGGCAACTTTAAAGGCGGACGTTTTCATGGCTACGGCGTCTACGAAATCAATGGCAGTGGCAATGACACGGAGGTGTATGAGGGCAACTTTTGTGAGGGACTCTTCCATGGCCATGGCATGATGCGCAACAATCGCTACATCTATGTGGGCGAATACATGGCGAACACACGTAGTGGCTATGGTGTCATGGAGGATCTGCTGAGTGGCGACAAGTACATGGGCATGTTTGCGGACAACAAACGCTGTGGCATTGGCAGCTGCATCACGAATCGTGGTGACTACTTTGAAGGTAACTTTGCCAGCGATGATCTAACTGGCAACGGTGTGGCGGTCTTTGAGAACGATTATTACTACGAGGGCGAGCTGACGCTCCAGGGACCGAATGGACGTGGCGAGTATTATATGCCCAGTGGAGATGCGGGCCCTACTCTGGGTGCTAGTGAGGAGGACGATGACAACTATGAGCTGATTGGCAACAAGATGTTTGGCCATCTCAGCGGCAGCTGGGAAACGGTGCGCATACAAACTGGTGAGCTGGCGCTTAATCGACGCTTTCCCAAGTATCCCAG CTCACTTGGTCGCATGCTGGTGGATCATAATCGCAAGTGGCGCGCATTGTTTCATAACTTTGAGTCGGATGTGGCCAATTGCAGCAtgatcagcagcaacagcagtccCTTGCTTAATCTTTCCATGGGCACGTTGAGGAAGTCGTCAAAGACAACGCTGAGCACTGCGCAGATCTGGAGCTGTATTGCCATCTACATGAACAAGCAGCGGGCACGTGAAGCGGCCAAGCCAGGCAACTATTTCAGCAACATACTGCTGAGTTTGCCGCTGCCACAAAAGTCGTCGTCGCCATTATTGCCTGCATCGAGCAGCACGCCGCCATCGCAGACCTCTCTGAGTggcaagcaacaacaccaacccACGCTGAGTATGCTCAATTCGACGCCGCGTCGCATTCACTCACAAGAGACGCTGTGCCACAAACTAGATCAGCTGCAGCGTTCGGATAGTTTGCTCTCGATTGGCCACAACTCGACAATGGATTCGCGCAGCTTGGTTAGCTTTGGTCTGGACGAGAGTCTGTTGAATCGCAGCTACAATGGCGACACTGGCGCTGGCAATCtgagcagcagcttcagcagTATGACACACAACCATACAAaccacaataataataacaacaataacaacatatCAAAGCTGAGGAAGAACAGCAACTGCTCGATCACGTCCACAACCTCGACGACGAGTGCAATGCTGGAGCAAGTGCCCAGTTTTGGCATGGCTTCGCAGCTCACGGAGCATGATGTTAGCTGCATACGTTTGTACCTGGAACAGGCCTTCAAGGATCGCCATCATCCGTTGTATGCGCTGAACGAGCGCATTGCCAACTGCTTTCATTACTCGTATGGCTATTGGAAGGTGAAACCCACGCCCATTCTGGCCAAACAGGCGATGCGGGAGTGGGAATCGATCTCGAGACGTATCTATCGTTTTGTGCGCAAAATGTTTCCTGCCTTGCCCGAGGATTATTGTCACCTGGAGGGCACCAGGGAGGTGATCTCACACATAACGCTGCTTTATCCACTTGTGCTGTCCGAGGGCATTTATTCCACACTCTTTGTGCTCTATGCTAACAAGTATAATCGCAAGGATGAGATCTACAGACAAAACTTGAATCATGCCGAGAAGCTGAGCGATGACGAGCTGGTTCAGTTGCTGGGCCATGACAG